One window of Brevibacterium pigmentatum genomic DNA carries:
- the prfA gene encoding peptide chain release factor 1 translates to MRWSTNTLTTSVSALLDEHARVQEELSDPAVHADAGRAKKLTRRYAELDKVAAAARHFAQLEADHAAAVELADDADFAAEAKRLSAEMETAEGELKDLLVPSDPDDSRDAIIEIKAGEGGDESALFAGDLLRMYQRWIDARGWSSQILDATHSDLGGYKDVSMAVKAKNDGAYGWVKFEGGVHRVQRVPVTESQGRIHTSAAGVLVFPEVDEPEEVQLDEHDLRIDVYRSSGPGGQSVNTTDSAVRITHLPTGITASCQNEKSQLQNKDAAMRMLRARILAKQAEEAAAEAADIRRSQVRTVDRSERIRTYNFPENRITDHRTGYKAYNLDQVLAGDLDPVIGSCRDADKAARLDALGD, encoded by the coding sequence CTGAGATGGTCGACGAACACCCTCACGACCAGCGTCAGCGCACTGCTCGATGAGCATGCCCGGGTACAGGAGGAACTCTCCGATCCCGCGGTCCACGCTGACGCCGGCCGGGCCAAGAAGCTGACCAGGCGGTACGCGGAACTCGACAAGGTCGCCGCGGCCGCCCGGCACTTCGCCCAGCTCGAGGCCGACCACGCAGCCGCCGTGGAACTGGCCGACGACGCCGACTTCGCCGCAGAGGCCAAGCGACTGTCCGCAGAGATGGAAACGGCCGAGGGTGAGCTCAAGGATCTCCTGGTCCCTAGCGACCCGGACGACTCCCGAGACGCGATCATCGAGATCAAAGCCGGCGAAGGCGGAGACGAATCCGCACTGTTCGCCGGTGATCTGCTGCGGATGTATCAGCGGTGGATCGATGCGCGGGGCTGGTCGAGCCAGATCCTCGACGCCACCCATTCGGACCTCGGCGGATACAAAGACGTCAGCATGGCTGTCAAGGCCAAGAACGACGGCGCCTACGGCTGGGTGAAGTTCGAAGGCGGAGTGCACCGAGTCCAAAGAGTCCCCGTCACGGAGTCACAGGGGCGCATCCACACCTCCGCGGCCGGTGTGCTCGTCTTCCCCGAGGTCGATGAGCCCGAAGAGGTCCAGCTGGACGAACACGATCTGCGCATCGACGTCTACCGCTCATCCGGCCCCGGCGGGCAATCCGTGAACACCACGGACTCAGCCGTGCGCATCACCCACCTGCCGACCGGAATCACCGCGAGCTGCCAGAACGAGAAGTCCCAGCTGCAGAACAAGGACGCAGCGATGCGCATGCTCCGCGCCCGGATCCTCGCCAAACAGGCGGAGGAGGCCGCAGCGGAAGCCGCGGACATTCGCCGTTCACAGGTGCGCACCGTCGACCGTTCGGAACGCATCCGCACATACAACTTCCCGGAGAACCGGATCACCGATCACCGCACCGGTTACAAGGCCTACAACCTCGACCAGGTGCTGGCAGGCGACCTCGATCCCGTCATCGGCTCCTGCCGAGACGCCGACAAGGCCGCTCGCCTCGACGCACTGGGGGACTGA
- a CDS encoding N5-glutamine methyltransferase family protein: MPSPESDALELLAHAWEIDRAALSRRRLFDDPVPVIVSSRFAELCDRRRQRTPLQHLTGIAHFRHLELQVGPGVFVPRPETELLAGAVLTELSELDSTPKTAEVRRPFVIDLCSGSGAVSLAVATEFDGVDVVGVEREPTALDWSLTNLEHSRLGESTVEFILGDATTIAEARPDLRGYADIVVTNPPYVPDSAVPRDPEVADHDPAAALYGGDSGLEVPGLIILEAEQLLRRGGLFLMEHSEEQGAGARELLAATASLRHPRNLPGLHWTRPVYGGTPRGVGDRGDESVPRTAQTPRPQPEHSKRRTRVETIRRQPSRNP, from the coding sequence ATCCCGAGCCCCGAAAGCGATGCGCTCGAACTGCTCGCCCACGCGTGGGAGATCGATCGGGCAGCTCTGAGCCGCCGCCGTCTCTTCGACGATCCCGTACCGGTGATTGTGAGCTCGCGATTCGCCGAACTGTGTGATCGGCGCCGGCAGCGAACACCGCTGCAGCATCTCACCGGCATCGCCCACTTCCGGCACCTGGAGCTGCAGGTGGGACCCGGAGTCTTCGTCCCCAGGCCGGAAACCGAGCTGCTGGCAGGCGCTGTCCTGACCGAACTGTCCGAGCTCGACTCGACGCCGAAGACCGCCGAAGTCCGACGTCCTTTCGTCATCGACCTGTGTTCCGGATCGGGAGCAGTCTCCCTGGCCGTCGCCACCGAATTCGACGGCGTCGACGTCGTCGGAGTCGAACGCGAACCCACCGCCCTCGATTGGTCATTGACGAACCTCGAGCACAGCCGCCTCGGCGAGTCGACTGTCGAGTTCATCCTCGGTGATGCGACGACGATCGCCGAGGCGCGACCCGATCTGCGCGGATATGCCGACATCGTCGTGACTAACCCGCCCTACGTTCCCGATTCCGCGGTGCCGAGGGATCCGGAGGTCGCCGACCACGACCCCGCGGCCGCTCTCTACGGTGGGGATTCAGGTCTGGAAGTACCGGGGCTCATCATCCTCGAAGCCGAGCAGCTGCTGCGACGCGGCGGACTATTCCTCATGGAACACAGCGAGGAACAGGGCGCCGGCGCACGGGAACTGCTGGCAGCCACGGCCAGTCTGAGACACCCCCGCAACCTTCCAGGACTACACTGGACGCGACCGGTATACGGTGGCACGCCGCGAGGCGTAGGAGACCGCGGAGACGAATCCGTGCCCCGCACCGCTCAAACACCGAGACCACAGCCCGAACATTCGAAACGGAGAACTCGTGTCGAGACGATTCGACGTCAGCCAAGCCGAAATCCGTGA
- the rho gene encoding transcription termination factor Rho — translation MSETTTQDSTPRTGSLTALRLPQLQEMAAGLGIKGYRRLRKSELIDAINSHSGGSAETKSAPAEKKSAQPAAKAEKPTENQDEKKQESTTRRSSRRSAASASEDAPALIIEPTSDSSSDNESGAAQSGGAHSDETSSDQDRQRSRRSRSRSRGADAPGESRDSSGEESPERGGQDRSGNQDRSGDQNRSGDQDRSDRDHRGGRDNDRRGRNNDRSDDNRGGNDRNGGNGRNNNDRDGGNDRGHRNDRGGNNDRRNRSNDDDDRGNNRRGRGRDRKRRGRGNDEPDIRNDDVLIPVGGILDVHDNYAFLRTSGYLPGPNDVYLSASMVRKNGLRKGDAVAGAIRQPRENEQRGNKREKFDALVRLDSVNGLTVDDARSRVEFSKLTPLYPQDRLRLETTSKLHSTRLIDLITPIGKGQRGLIVAPPKAGKTTIMQQIANAITENNPEAHLMVVLVDERPEEVTDMQRAVKGEVIASTFDRPADDHTTIAELAIERAKRLVEMGSDVVVLLDNITRLGRAYNIAQPASGRILSGGVDANALYPPKKFFGAARNIEGGGSLTILATALVETGSKMDEVIFEEFKGTGNMELRLSRQLADKRIFPAIDVNSSSTRREEMLMTNEETKVMWQLRRLLSGLEQQQAVELLMSKLKETGSNVEFLMQVQKTTPLPKSSTDNS, via the coding sequence GTGTCTGAAACCACCACTCAGGATTCCACCCCGCGCACAGGCAGCCTCACAGCGCTGCGGCTGCCTCAGCTCCAGGAAATGGCCGCCGGTCTGGGAATCAAGGGTTACCGTCGTCTTCGCAAGAGCGAACTGATCGACGCCATCAACAGCCACTCGGGCGGATCCGCTGAGACGAAGTCCGCCCCCGCCGAGAAGAAGTCCGCGCAGCCGGCCGCCAAGGCCGAGAAGCCGACGGAGAATCAGGACGAGAAGAAACAGGAGTCGACGACTCGTCGCTCCTCGCGTCGTTCTGCCGCTTCCGCGTCCGAGGATGCACCGGCGCTCATCATCGAACCGACTTCGGACTCCTCGTCGGACAACGAATCCGGCGCTGCTCAGTCCGGGGGAGCACACTCCGACGAGACGAGCAGCGACCAGGATCGTCAGCGCTCCCGCCGCAGCCGTTCGCGTTCCCGCGGCGCTGATGCCCCGGGCGAGAGCCGCGACAGCAGCGGTGAGGAATCGCCCGAACGCGGCGGCCAGGATCGCTCCGGCAACCAGGATCGCTCCGGCGATCAGAACCGCTCCGGTGACCAGGACCGCTCGGACCGTGACCACCGCGGTGGACGCGACAACGATCGTCGCGGCCGGAACAACGATCGCTCCGACGACAACCGCGGCGGCAATGACCGCAATGGGGGCAACGGCCGGAACAACAACGACCGGGACGGCGGCAACGATCGCGGACACCGCAATGATCGCGGCGGCAACAACGATCGTCGCAATCGCAGCAACGACGATGACGACCGCGGCAACAACCGACGCGGTCGAGGCCGGGACCGGAAACGTCGCGGCCGCGGCAACGACGAGCCGGACATCCGCAACGACGATGTGCTCATCCCCGTCGGCGGCATCCTCGACGTCCACGACAACTACGCCTTCCTCCGCACCTCCGGCTACCTGCCGGGACCGAACGACGTCTATCTCTCGGCTTCCATGGTGCGCAAGAACGGTCTGCGCAAGGGTGACGCCGTCGCCGGCGCCATCCGTCAGCCGCGTGAGAACGAACAGCGCGGCAACAAGCGCGAGAAGTTCGATGCTCTCGTCCGCCTCGACTCCGTCAACGGACTCACCGTCGACGATGCTCGCAGCCGCGTCGAGTTCTCCAAGCTGACTCCGCTCTACCCGCAGGATCGTCTGCGCCTCGAGACCACCTCGAAGCTGCATTCGACCCGCCTCATCGATCTCATCACCCCGATCGGCAAGGGCCAGCGCGGACTCATCGTCGCCCCTCCGAAGGCCGGCAAGACGACGATCATGCAGCAGATCGCCAATGCGATCACCGAGAACAACCCCGAAGCGCACCTCATGGTGGTCCTCGTCGACGAACGTCCCGAGGAAGTCACGGACATGCAGCGTGCGGTCAAGGGCGAAGTCATCGCCTCGACCTTCGACCGCCCGGCCGACGACCACACCACTATCGCCGAACTCGCCATCGAACGCGCCAAGCGTCTCGTCGAGATGGGCTCCGATGTGGTCGTGCTGCTCGACAACATCACTCGCCTCGGTCGTGCCTACAACATCGCGCAGCCGGCATCCGGCCGGATCCTCTCCGGCGGTGTCGACGCCAATGCGCTCTACCCGCCGAAGAAGTTCTTCGGTGCGGCACGCAATATCGAAGGCGGCGGCTCGCTGACCATCCTGGCCACGGCCCTCGTCGAGACCGGTTCGAAGATGGACGAAGTCATTTTCGAAGAGTTCAAGGGCACCGGCAACATGGAGCTGCGTCTGAGCCGTCAGCTCGCCGACAAGCGCATCTTCCCGGCCATCGACGTCAACTCCTCAAGCACCCGTCGCGAGGAGATGCTCATGACCAATGAAGAGACGAAGGTCATGTGGCAGCTGCGCCGACTGCTCTCGGGACTCGAGCAGCAACAGGCCGTCGAACTGCTCATGTCGAAGCTCAAGGAGACCGGCTCGAACGTCGAGTTCCTCATGCAGGTCCAGAAGACGACTCCGCTGCCGAAGTCGTCGACCGACAACAGCTGA
- the lysA gene encoding diaminopimelate decarboxylase, whose translation MPAHIAGTLHATPAPVWLPYPDDVNALLPSLWSDNVTKTAEGVLTIAGHFVTDLAEQYGTPTLVMDVADFRSRAETYLSTFSHAFSVDKSLAGADVFYAGKAFLCTAVARWVHEAGLGLDTCSLGEMMIARAAGVPGDRVGLHGNNKSAAELEYALDYGVSRIFVDSLDEVARLESIAAARGAVAPVMLRVTVGVEAHTHDFIATAHEDQKFGLSLADGTAARAARLVAESEHLRLDGLHSHIGSQIFDISGFQVAAARVLAFRAEIMGEHGIDLPDVDLGGGFGIRYTSQDTPIPVAEMAEELASVVAKECRGLGTSVPRISIEPGRAIVSPAVFTLYEVGTVKQVSTDSGLRTYVAVDGGMSDNIRTALYDADYSCTLANRNSSAEPAIVRVVGKHCESGDIIVRDEYMGADVTAGDLVAVPTTGAYCRSLSNNYNHLPRPGVLAVEADRVEWIVTPEDHTQMFATDPGMAGGGAPN comes from the coding sequence ATGCCCGCACATATCGCAGGGACACTGCACGCGACACCGGCCCCGGTGTGGCTGCCCTACCCCGATGACGTCAACGCGCTGCTGCCGAGTCTGTGGTCGGACAATGTCACGAAGACCGCCGAGGGAGTGCTCACGATCGCCGGTCATTTCGTGACGGACCTGGCCGAGCAGTACGGCACCCCCACCCTCGTCATGGACGTCGCCGACTTCCGCAGCCGCGCCGAGACCTACCTGAGCACCTTCTCCCACGCGTTCTCCGTCGACAAGAGCCTGGCCGGAGCCGACGTCTTCTACGCCGGAAAGGCGTTCCTGTGCACGGCGGTCGCCCGATGGGTGCATGAGGCTGGCCTCGGACTCGACACCTGCTCTCTGGGAGAGATGATGATCGCCCGCGCCGCCGGCGTCCCCGGCGACCGCGTCGGACTGCACGGAAACAACAAGTCCGCGGCAGAACTCGAATACGCCCTCGACTACGGTGTGTCCAGGATCTTCGTCGACAGCCTCGACGAGGTCGCTCGACTGGAATCCATCGCAGCGGCCAGAGGTGCCGTTGCACCCGTCATGCTGCGAGTCACCGTCGGCGTCGAAGCGCACACCCACGACTTCATCGCCACGGCTCACGAAGACCAGAAGTTCGGACTCTCCCTCGCCGATGGCACGGCAGCCCGGGCGGCTCGCCTGGTCGCGGAATCCGAACATCTGCGTCTCGACGGCCTCCACTCGCATATCGGATCGCAGATCTTCGACATCTCCGGATTCCAGGTCGCCGCCGCCCGCGTTCTCGCGTTCCGCGCCGAGATAATGGGCGAACACGGCATCGACCTGCCCGATGTCGACCTCGGCGGCGGTTTCGGAATCCGCTACACCTCGCAAGACACCCCGATCCCGGTCGCGGAGATGGCCGAGGAGCTCGCCTCCGTCGTCGCCAAGGAATGCCGGGGGCTGGGTACGAGCGTTCCCCGGATCTCCATCGAACCCGGACGAGCGATCGTCTCCCCGGCGGTGTTCACGCTCTACGAAGTCGGCACCGTCAAGCAGGTGAGCACCGACAGCGGCCTGCGCACCTATGTCGCCGTCGACGGGGGTATGAGCGACAACATCCGCACCGCACTCTACGACGCGGACTATTCGTGCACTCTGGCCAACCGGAACTCTTCCGCTGAACCCGCCATCGTGCGCGTCGTCGGCAAGCACTGTGAATCCGGCGACATCATCGTCCGCGACGAGTACATGGGCGCCGACGTCACCGCGGGCGACCTCGTCGCAGTCCCGACCACCGGGGCCTACTGCCGGTCGCTGTCCAACAACTACAACCACCTGCCCCGGCCGGGCGTGCTCGCCGTCGAGGCCGATAGAGTTGAGTGGATCGTGACACCCGAGGACCACACGCAGATGTTCGCCACCGACCCGGGCATGGCCGGGGGAGGAGCACCGAACTGA
- the thrB gene encoding homoserine kinase, with product MRVRLEVPATSANLGPGYDSYGLALDIVDTLTLTVHDAAVDPHRCVEVTGEGADVLPRDRSHLIMRIIGEVLDAEFPDVAAELKPRLTLECVNRIPHSRGMGSSAAAVVAGIGLAAELGAWSTGAELSLDRILEIATAVEGHPDNAAPAIFGGLTVSLSTPVKSWQVPVRTLETVTVLVPSFRLDTEVARGLIPAGIDHAIAADNSARAGLLVHGLSNDADVLFDATRDQLHQEFRRSAYPESMALVDTLRAEGLPAVISGAGPTVLVLAEAVPDTLVPAGIDVHRTAIDLDGYRVSREN from the coding sequence GTGCGCGTCCGACTCGAGGTCCCGGCCACCTCGGCGAATCTGGGGCCCGGCTACGACTCGTATGGGCTGGCGCTCGACATCGTCGATACCCTCACCCTCACCGTCCATGACGCAGCGGTCGATCCTCACCGCTGCGTCGAAGTGACGGGGGAGGGCGCGGACGTGCTGCCCCGGGACCGCTCGCACCTGATCATGCGGATCATCGGCGAAGTGCTCGACGCGGAGTTCCCTGATGTCGCAGCCGAGCTGAAACCGCGTCTGACGCTCGAGTGCGTCAACCGGATCCCCCATTCCCGCGGCATGGGCTCATCGGCGGCAGCGGTCGTCGCCGGGATCGGCCTCGCAGCCGAACTCGGAGCCTGGTCGACCGGAGCGGAACTGAGCCTCGATCGGATCCTCGAGATCGCCACCGCCGTCGAAGGGCATCCCGACAATGCCGCGCCCGCGATCTTCGGCGGACTCACCGTCTCCCTTTCCACGCCCGTGAAGTCGTGGCAGGTGCCCGTGCGCACCCTCGAGACGGTCACGGTTCTCGTGCCCTCCTTCCGCCTCGACACCGAGGTCGCGCGGGGGCTCATCCCCGCGGGCATCGATCATGCGATCGCGGCAGACAACTCAGCCCGGGCCGGCCTGCTCGTCCACGGGCTGAGCAACGACGCGGACGTGCTCTTCGACGCCACCCGCGATCAGCTCCATCAGGAGTTCCGTCGCAGCGCCTATCCGGAGTCGATGGCGCTGGTCGACACGCTGCGCGCCGAGGGACTTCCGGCCGTCATCTCCGGAGCCGGACCTACGGTGCTCGTCCTCGCCGAGGCGGTGCCCGACACACTCGTCCCGGCAGGCATCGACGTTCACCGCACGGCGATTGACCTCGACGGTTATCGCGTGAGCCGAGAAAATTGA
- the thrC gene encoding threonine synthase — MNYPRHQWQGVVEEYRSLLDISADTPAVTLGEGGTPLIKAEKLSARTGAQVWVKYEGLNPTASFKDRGMTMAITKAVAHGAKAVICASTGNTSASAAAYATKAGLTCAVLVPSGKIAPGKMSQAIAHGATLLEVDGNFDDCLTLCRKLSESYPVHLVNSVNPDRIEGQKTAAFEIVDVLGDAPDIHALPVGNAGNITAYWKGYNEYREHGISKRLPQMWGFQAAGAAPLVLGHPVDEPDTVATAIRIGNPASWTQAETARDDSGGLIDSVTDDEILAAHKILSGEEGIFVEPGSAASVAGLLKMADAGRIPADATIAVTVTGHGLKDPSWPLHTADGSDIETKRVSVDAVSAARALGLEDS, encoded by the coding sequence ATGAACTACCCCAGACACCAGTGGCAGGGCGTCGTCGAGGAATACCGCAGCCTCCTCGACATCTCCGCTGACACTCCCGCAGTCACCCTCGGAGAGGGCGGGACCCCGTTGATCAAGGCGGAGAAGCTCAGTGCGCGCACCGGTGCTCAGGTGTGGGTGAAGTACGAAGGCCTCAACCCGACCGCCTCCTTCAAGGACCGCGGCATGACGATGGCGATCACGAAGGCCGTGGCTCACGGTGCCAAGGCCGTCATCTGCGCCTCGACGGGCAACACCTCGGCCTCTGCAGCCGCCTATGCCACGAAGGCCGGACTGACCTGTGCGGTGCTCGTGCCCAGCGGCAAGATCGCGCCGGGGAAGATGAGCCAGGCCATCGCCCACGGGGCGACTCTGCTCGAAGTCGACGGAAACTTCGACGACTGCCTGACGCTGTGCCGGAAGCTCTCCGAGTCCTACCCGGTCCACCTCGTCAACTCGGTCAACCCCGATCGCATCGAGGGCCAGAAGACCGCGGCCTTCGAAATCGTCGACGTCCTCGGCGACGCCCCCGACATCCATGCGCTGCCCGTCGGCAATGCCGGCAACATCACGGCGTACTGGAAGGGCTACAACGAATACCGTGAACACGGCATCTCCAAGCGGCTGCCGCAGATGTGGGGCTTCCAAGCCGCCGGAGCCGCACCGCTGGTGCTCGGTCACCCGGTCGACGAACCCGATACGGTGGCGACCGCCATCCGCATCGGCAACCCCGCCAGCTGGACGCAGGCGGAGACGGCGCGTGACGACTCCGGCGGCCTCATCGATTCGGTCACCGACGACGAGATCCTCGCCGCCCACAAGATCCTGTCGGGCGAAGAGGGCATCTTCGTCGAACCCGGTTCGGCCGCCTCGGTGGCGGGACTGCTGAAGATGGCCGACGCCGGCCGCATCCCGGCCGACGCGACGATCGCCGTCACCGTGACCGGTCACGGACTCAAGGACCCCAGCTGGCCCCTGCATACCGCAGACGGCTCCGATATCGAAACCAAGCGCGTCTCCGTCGACGCAGTCAGCGCCGCACGTGCCCTGGGACTCGAGGACAGCTGA
- a CDS encoding homoserine dehydrogenase, whose amino-acid sequence MQALKVAMLGCGVVGTEVAARIQNRAEGLAERIGAPLELSAIVVRDASKARPGIDEKLFTTDAEAAIAGADIVVELMGGIEPARSLITAALRQGSSVVTANKALLAASYGELMSAADAAGVRLEHEAAVAGAIPIIRPVGDSLAGDRIERIMGIVNGTTNYILDQMDSEGWDFDQALTAAQELGYAEADPTADIGGHDAAAKAAILSSLAFHAPVSIDDVHVEGIEGITAEMVETARDQGFVIKLLAVCERVVSSPAGAGLSARVYPALLDRGHALASVRGAFNAVFIEAEAAGELMFYGQGAGGAPTASAVLGDLVSVARRKVLGGRGQYERPFHEDYPILPISAITTRYHITLDVVDRPGVLAAVSEVFADEGASIELMRQTIGDVDEQGVQHAKLVLATHSNTDSALQKTVDRLIDLPVVHTVKSVIRVEGQ is encoded by the coding sequence ATGCAGGCATTGAAGGTTGCCATGCTCGGATGCGGAGTCGTCGGCACGGAAGTCGCCGCCCGTATTCAGAACCGGGCAGAAGGCCTGGCCGAACGCATCGGCGCTCCGCTGGAGCTGAGCGCCATCGTCGTCCGCGATGCCTCTAAGGCCCGTCCGGGAATCGATGAGAAGCTGTTCACGACCGACGCCGAGGCGGCCATCGCCGGCGCCGATATCGTCGTCGAGCTGATGGGAGGGATCGAACCCGCACGCTCGCTCATCACCGCGGCGCTGCGCCAGGGATCATCCGTCGTGACCGCGAACAAAGCGCTGCTGGCCGCCAGCTACGGCGAACTCATGTCTGCGGCCGATGCCGCCGGTGTGCGCCTCGAGCACGAAGCAGCGGTGGCCGGTGCGATTCCGATCATCCGTCCCGTCGGCGATTCGCTGGCCGGTGACCGGATCGAGCGCATCATGGGCATCGTCAACGGAACGACGAACTACATCCTCGATCAGATGGACTCCGAAGGCTGGGACTTCGATCAGGCGCTCACCGCCGCTCAGGAGCTCGGATACGCAGAGGCCGATCCGACCGCTGACATCGGCGGTCACGATGCGGCTGCGAAGGCCGCGATCCTGTCGTCTCTGGCCTTCCATGCTCCCGTGTCGATCGATGACGTCCACGTCGAGGGCATCGAAGGCATCACCGCCGAGATGGTCGAGACCGCCCGGGACCAGGGATTCGTCATCAAACTCCTGGCCGTGTGCGAACGCGTCGTCTCGTCTCCGGCAGGTGCCGGGCTCTCCGCGCGCGTGTACCCGGCTCTGCTCGACAGGGGCCACGCATTGGCTTCCGTGCGCGGTGCCTTCAACGCGGTGTTCATCGAAGCCGAAGCCGCCGGAGAGCTGATGTTCTACGGCCAGGGAGCCGGGGGAGCCCCGACTGCCTCCGCCGTGCTCGGAGACCTCGTCTCGGTGGCCAGGCGCAAGGTGCTCGGCGGACGCGGACAGTACGAACGCCCCTTCCACGAGGACTACCCGATTCTGCCGATCTCGGCGATCACGACCAGGTACCACATCACCCTCGACGTGGTGGACCGTCCCGGCGTGCTCGCCGCGGTCTCCGAAGTCTTCGCCGACGAAGGCGCCTCCATCGAACTCATGCGACAGACGATCGGCGACGTCGACGAGCAGGGCGTCCAGCATGCGAAGCTCGTGTTGGCCACCCACTCGAACACCGACTCGGCTCTGCAGAAGACGGTTGATCGCCTCATCGATCTGCCTGTCGTCCACACCGTCAAATCCGTGATCCGCGTAGAAGGACAGTGA
- a CDS encoding L-threonylcarbamoyladenylate synthase, whose protein sequence is MSRRFDVSQAEIRELVFDECARVVDTGNLLVIPTDTVYGIAADAFSASAVAALLGAKGRGRDMPPPVLVPRAETIFGLVDGVDETVLALTAKFWPGPLTIIANAQPSLDWDLGDTHGTVAVRMPDDESALALLGRTGPLAVSSANISGQPAAQTADEAQEMLGDDVDIYVDGGVRESGMSSTIVDLSGDVPRILRRGPISAEELREIVPELIDLDG, encoded by the coding sequence GTGTCGAGACGATTCGACGTCAGCCAAGCCGAAATCCGTGAGCTCGTCTTCGACGAGTGCGCGCGAGTCGTCGACACAGGCAACCTGCTCGTCATCCCCACCGATACCGTCTACGGAATCGCCGCCGATGCCTTCAGCGCTTCGGCCGTCGCTGCCCTGCTCGGCGCCAAGGGCCGCGGCCGAGACATGCCGCCTCCGGTCCTCGTCCCGCGTGCGGAGACCATCTTCGGTCTCGTCGACGGGGTGGACGAGACCGTGCTGGCACTGACCGCGAAGTTCTGGCCCGGACCGCTGACGATCATCGCCAACGCCCAGCCCTCCCTCGATTGGGACCTCGGCGACACCCACGGAACCGTGGCCGTGCGCATGCCCGATGACGAGTCTGCACTGGCACTGCTCGGTCGCACCGGGCCGCTGGCCGTGTCGAGCGCCAATATCTCCGGACAGCCCGCCGCCCAGACCGCCGACGAAGCGCAGGAGATGCTCGGCGACGATGTCGACATCTATGTCGACGGGGGAGTGCGCGAGTCGGGAATGTCGTCGACGATTGTCGACCTCAGCGGTGACGTGCCCCGTATCCTGCGCCGCGGCCCGATCTCCGCCGAGGAGCTGCGCGAGATCGTCCCCGAGCTCATCGACCTGGACGGCTGA
- a CDS encoding DALR anticodon-binding domain-containing protein, whose translation MTPEDLQTALARALATAEAGLVAPGFDTPVDVLAPTRPTLGDWTTPAALRAASAPERRTELAAHLCTELSRHPEVADAVIAEPGFVNVTLTPAGRAQVVCDIVTVAETDADGNAGQDRTPLRSLLAPSDRESAQELLADGIDVHIDPCAVDDLRRGHAAACRERRRAQRAGIPTDGIDAARLEHPCETRMLNAVAGLPSALERSRRLGEADPFLMALLDLADTVEDWIRRCPVTPTVDEDITVTHTSRLLALRAVIIVLAAGLRQLGASAPERI comes from the coding sequence GTGACCCCGGAAGACCTGCAGACTGCACTCGCGCGCGCCTTGGCGACGGCCGAGGCAGGTCTCGTGGCACCGGGATTCGACACACCCGTCGATGTCCTCGCCCCGACTCGTCCCACACTCGGCGACTGGACGACACCGGCAGCGCTGCGCGCAGCCTCTGCACCCGAACGGCGAACCGAACTCGCGGCACATCTGTGCACTGAACTGAGCCGCCACCCCGAGGTGGCAGACGCCGTCATCGCCGAGCCCGGGTTCGTCAACGTGACCCTGACTCCGGCCGGCCGGGCGCAGGTTGTCTGCGACATCGTCACTGTGGCGGAGACCGACGCCGATGGGAACGCGGGCCAGGATCGTACCCCGCTGCGTTCGCTGCTCGCACCCTCGGACCGGGAGTCGGCACAGGAACTCCTCGCAGACGGAATCGATGTGCACATCGATCCGTGCGCAGTGGACGACCTCCGACGCGGGCATGCCGCCGCGTGCCGCGAACGGCGGCGGGCACAGCGAGCGGGAATCCCGACCGACGGCATCGATGCTGCGAGACTCGAACATCCGTGTGAGACTCGGATGCTCAATGCAGTGGCGGGCCTGCCGTCAGCGCTGGAACGATCACGCCGCCTCGGCGAGGCCGATCCCTTCCTCATGGCACTCCTCGACCTTGCTGACACCGTCGAGGACTGGATCCGCCGCTGCCCGGTCACCCCCACGGTCGATGAGGACATCACCGTCACCCATACCTCCAGGCTCCTCGCTCTGAGGGCCGTCATCATCGTCCTCGCCGCAGGACTACGACAATTGGGCGCTTCGGCCCCGGAGAGGATCTGA